The genomic segment CGGGCAACGGCAAGGGCAAATCGAGCTCGGGCTTCGGCATGGTGGCCCGGGCGCTGGGCCACGGCATGCGGGTCGGCATCGTGCAGTTCGTGAAGGGCCGCATCGCCACCGGCGAAGAGGCCTTCTTCCGCCGCTTCCCGGAAGTGGATTATCACGTGATGGGGGAAGGGTATACCTGGGAAACCCAGGACCGCGAGCGGGATACCCGCGCCGCCCGGGCCGCGTGGGAGAAGGCCCGGGCGATGCTCGAGGACGCGTCGTACCAGCTCGTGCTGCTGGACGAGCTCAACATCGTGCTCAAGCACGGCTACCTGTCGGTGGAAGAGGTGATCGCGGCGCTCAAAGCGCGGCCCCCCCTGCAGCACGTGGTTATCACGGGGCGGGCGG from the Pelomicrobium methylotrophicum genome contains:
- the cobO gene encoding cob(I)yrinic acid a,c-diamide adenosyltransferase translates to MSAAREKPALDERHRQRMARKKAVVDAKIASARDDRGVIVVATGNGKGKSSSGFGMVARALGHGMRVGIVQFVKGRIATGEEAFFRRFPEVDYHVMGEGYTWETQDRERDTRAARAAWEKARAMLEDASYQLVLLDELNIVLKHGYLSVEEVIAALKARPPLQHVVITGRAAKPALIAVADTVTEMRSVKHAFEAGVRAQKGIEL